In Streptomyces sp. NBC_01707, a genomic segment contains:
- a CDS encoding beta-ketoacyl synthase N-terminal-like domain-containing protein — protein sequence MTARHEAGSAEAVVITGVGTAVPGLTEAADLLGPDAPDGGFDPATGLKGRAMRHKDRASRLALRAVGPALRQAGLLSDDGETYTGPGDTTAVVVSSNLGNLDSVCDFVETITEHTVTGLSPLGLPHTSSNVIAGWIAIRYGMRGPNLTVCNGATSGADALYWARNLLAVRRAETVVVIGVEPHTEPAARLLADGSGHDVLDGAAALVLESAERVAERGARPLATLSRSVRAADSATAVAQALHEGAPAAGLWLGSAEDAAAASAVDLTTRLGHCSGALGVVQAAVGVAHLVAGGPGPVLATSGGGATDDAAAALVLTGAGEGA from the coding sequence GTGACCGCGCGCCACGAAGCGGGTTCGGCGGAAGCCGTCGTGATCACCGGAGTGGGCACCGCCGTCCCCGGTCTGACGGAGGCCGCCGATCTTCTGGGCCCGGACGCCCCCGACGGGGGGTTCGACCCGGCCACCGGCCTCAAGGGCAGGGCGATGCGGCACAAGGACCGGGCCTCGCGCCTCGCTCTGCGCGCCGTCGGACCCGCACTGCGCCAGGCGGGCCTGCTGTCCGACGACGGTGAGACGTACACCGGACCCGGCGACACCACGGCCGTGGTGGTCTCCTCCAATCTCGGCAACCTCGACAGCGTCTGCGACTTCGTCGAGACCATCACCGAACACACGGTCACCGGACTGAGCCCGCTCGGCCTGCCGCACACCTCGTCCAATGTGATCGCGGGCTGGATCGCCATCCGGTACGGGATGCGCGGGCCCAACCTCACGGTGTGCAACGGGGCGACGAGCGGGGCCGACGCGCTGTACTGGGCGCGCAACCTGCTCGCCGTGCGCAGGGCCGAGACGGTCGTCGTCATCGGGGTCGAGCCGCACACCGAGCCCGCCGCCAGGCTGCTGGCGGACGGCTCGGGCCACGACGTCCTCGACGGGGCGGCGGCGCTGGTCCTGGAGTCCGCCGAGCGGGTCGCCGAACGGGGCGCCCGCCCCCTGGCCACGTTGTCCCGCAGTGTGCGGGCCGCCGACTCCGCGACGGCCGTCGCCCAGGCGCTGCACGAGGGCGCGCCCGCCGCCGGACTGTGGCTCGGCTCGGCCGAGGACGCGGCAGCGGCCTCGGCGGTGGACCTCACCACGCGGCTCGGCCACTGCTCGGGAGCACTCGGCGTCGTCCAGGCCGCGGTGGGCGTCGCCCACCTCGTCGCGGGCGGCCCCGGCCCCGTCCTGGCCACCAGCGGCGGGGGAGCGACGGACGACGCGGCTGCCGCACTGGTGCTGACCGGAGCAGGTGAGGGGGCGTGA